Part of the Sulfuricella denitrificans skB26 genome is shown below.
TTCGCCACCTGCATCTGCCCTTCATAGTCCGGCCCGTAAACTTCAGCAACGATCGGTGACATCACTGGCGGGCCCGGCGGCACTTCCACCACTTTAACCTTGGCCTGATGCCGGGCAGCGATACGCTCGATTTCGGGACGCACACCCGTCGCGATTTCATGGCTCTTGCGGTCGCGGTGGTGCTTGTCTACCAGATTCACCTGTATATCACCCATTTCACTGCCACTGCGCAGGTAATACTGGCGCACCAGGCCGTTGAAATTAATCGGCGAGGCTGTACCGACATACGCTTCGTAGTCGGTCACCTCCGGCACAGTAGACAAATAGCCCCCGATTTCGCGCATCGCCCTCGCGGTCTGCTCCAGCGGAGTACCCGCCGGCATGTCCACCACCACCTGGAATTCGGATTTGTTGTCGAACGGCAGCATTTTCATGATCACGATCTTGAATACCGCCAGCAGGATCGCAAAAACGATCATTCCGATGATCGCCAGCCAGAGCTTCCTGCGGTTCCTCTTGCCCTGCTCGCGATTGAGGAAGGGCGTCAGGCGCGCGCTGAAGAAACCAAACAGCCGGCTCTCTGCGCCGAGTTCGCTATGGCTTGGCGCGTCATGCTTGTGTGCCAGGAGCTTGAGCGCCAGCCAGGGCGTCACAGTAAAGGCGATAGCGAGGGAAATCAGCATGCCAATACTGGCGTTGATCGGGATTGGGCTCATGTACGGCCCCATCAGGCCGGAGACGAAAGCCATCGGCAACAGCGCTGCGATCACGGTCAGGGTGGCGAGTATGGTTGGACCCCCGACTTCGTCCACCGCCTCTGGAATCACCTGAACCAGCGGTTTTCCGGGTTCGAGTTCGCGCCGGCGGTGGATATTTTCCATCACCACGATGGCATCGTCGACCAGGATACCGATGGAGAAGATCAGCGCGAACAGCGACACTCGGTTGAGGGTAAAGCCCCACGCCCAGGAAGCGAACAATGTCGCCGCCAGGGTCAGGGTTACCGCCATGCCGACAATCAACGCCTCTCGCTTTCCCAGCGCCATCAGCACCAGCAGCACCACGAAGGAGGTGGCGAAAATCAGCTTGCCGATCAATTTCTGCGCCTTGTCGTTGGCGGTTTCGCCATAGTTGCGCGTGACCGTGGCATGGACGCCGTCGGGGATGATGGTGCCGTACAGTTGGTCGACGCGTTTGATGACGCGCTCGGCGACTTCCACCGCATTCTCGCCCGGCTTTTTCGAGACCGCCAGGGTCACCGCTGGGAATTCGCCCTTGCCAGCAATCTTCTTGTCGGCCGATGCCGGACCGGTGCCTAGCCAGACATAACGACTGGGTTGATCGGGGCCGTCCTCCACTCGTGCCACGTCGGCCATGAATACTGGACGGCCCTCGGCAACGCCCACCACCAGTTGCTTGACGTCCGCGCTGCTGGACAGGAAGGTACCCGTCTGCACCAGCACCTCACGATTATTCTTTACCAACGTGCCGGAAGGCTGGGAAGCATTGCTGACCTGAAGGGCATCGCGGATATCCTGGGCGGAAACACGGTAGGCATTCATCCGCTCGGCGTCCATGATCACCCGCACCACGCGGCTCGACCCGCCCAGGGTATTCACTTCGCGCGTCCCCTTGATCCGCTTCAGTTCTATTTCGGCGGCATGAGCTACCTGCCGTAATTCATAGGCACCGCGGGTAGCATCTTCCGTCCACAAGGTAAGGCTGACGATAGGCACGTCATCGATGCCAACCGGTTTGATGATCGGCTCGCCTACGCCGAGATTTGGAGAAACCCAGTCGCGATGCGACTGAACCGTGTCATAAAGGCGCACCAAAGCCTGAGTCCGATCCTCGCCCACCTTGTACTGCACGGTCAGCACCGCCATGCCGGGACGCGACACAGAGTAGATGTGCTCGATGCCGGTAATCAATGACAGCACCTGCTCGGCCGGTGTCGCCACCAGGCTCTCCACGTCCTTGGCGGAAGCGCCGGGGAAGGGAATAAACACGTTCGCCATGGTAACGTTGATCTGCGGCTCTTCCTCGCGCGGCGTCACCATAACGGCAAACAGGCCGAGCAGAAAAGCGATGAGCGCGATCAGCGGCGTCATCTGCGACTGCAGGAAGGTTTTGGCAATACGGCCGGAAACACCCATATTCGGTGATGAGTTAGGGATGATGGGCGATGGAGGGGTGTCTTTACTCATTGCCCAAACCCCGTCACTGCTTACCCTTCAAATAGATCCCCGCCTTGACCGGTTCCAGCGCCACCGTTTCAGCGGCAGAAAGTCCGGCCAGAACTTCGATCATGCTATCTGCCACCGGCTCACCCAGACGGATCTGGCGGAAGGTCACGCCACCTTTCGCGTCAACCACGTACACAGCGGTCACCTCGCTCCGTCGGATGATGGCCTGCGCAGGCACCAGCAGCTTCTTCGCCCGACCGATGGAAAAGTGAGCACGCGCAAACATGCCGGGGTAGACATTGCGGATATCTTCGGGCAGATCCAGGCGAACACGGGTAGTGTGGGTTCTCGCGTCGGCAGTGGGCAGGATGGTCATCGCTTTGGCCGTGATCCACTTATTGAAAGAGGGAAATTCTACCTGGGCGCGAGCGGCACTATTCACTTCCGCCAGCCTATACTGGGGAACACTCGCCACCACACGCAAATCCTTGGGGTCGAAACCCGTCATTAGCGCCTTGCCGGGGCTCGCCATTTCTCCCAATTCGACATGACGGACCGCGACCACGCCGCTGTAAGGTGCCATCACCGCAGTGAAGCCCCTGGTAGTGGTGGCCTGACCGGCGCTCGCCTGGGCAGCTGCCAACTGCGCCTCGGCCGCCTTGTAGTCTGCCTGCGCCTTGTCGAGGGCGGCCTGGCTGATGAATTTCTGCGCCAACAACTGCTTGGTGCGCTCGTAGTGCTGGCGCGCATTCTGCAAATTGGCGCGCGCCTGGGCCACTACAGCCTCGCTGCCGGCGACCGCCTGACGGACTTCGCTCTCATCAATACGAACCAGCACCTGGCCTTTTTTCACGGTTTCGCCGACATCGAAATTGACTTCGACAATACGGCCGGAAATCTGAGCCGCCACAGTCGACTGCTTGACCGCCTCGACCAGTGCCTCGGCGGCGTAGGTCTGATCCACCTCACGGTACTCTACCGTCGCAACAGCAAAAGGCAACGCCGCCTGAGCCAGCGGAGCCAGGAATATCCCCAACAGAATCCAGACAGTTTTAAGCACGCTCGACCCCAAAAAAAGAATTAGTATATGCTAATATACTTTATTATTCAAGCCGCTAAAGAGAACCTTTGGTGGGAGTACTGCGCAACACTCAGATGGATTCCACATGACATGGAACCCGATACAATAGATTTGGTTATAGGCGTTACTTGGCGAAACCGCAAAAAACATCGCGCATCAGGCTGATCAATTTCAGCGTACGCGGATCGCCGACCCGGTAATACACTCGATTGGCATCCTTGCGTGTGCGCAACACGCCTTTGTCACGTAAAATCGCCAGATGCTGAGAAATATTGCTTTGGGATGTCCCCACGCTTTCAACAATATCCTGCACACTGACTTCCCTGTCACCCAGCACACACAGGATTTTCAGGCGCAGCGGATGCGACATGGCTTTCATGGCGCGAGACGCCTGCTCAATGTGCTCTTCCTTGTCGATCAATTCAACTGTATTAGATTCCATCTGCTCGCCTTCGTTAAGCTATATTTCAGGATACTGAGGTAGATTAAGAATTTAAGTATAATGCGATTATTAGTAAAATATAATAAAATTATGCTACTTCTTTAAAATTTAAAACGAGCCAGAGAATTTCAGTATGAAGGTTACCCCCGTTTTACTCATTATCCTGGATGGATTCGGTTGCAGCGAAAGCCAGGATAACAATGCCATTGCCAGCGCGCACAAACCCAACTGGGATAAACTCTGGCAGACCTGTCCCCATACCACCATCAATGCGTCCGAAGCGTCGGTGGGATTACCCAGCGGACAAATGGGCAACTCCGAGGTAGGCCACCTCAACATCGGCGCTGGCCGTGTCGTCTACCAGGAATTCACCCGCATCAATCGCGCCATCAGCAGTGGTAATTTCTTCGCCAATCCTGCCCTGACCCAGGCAGTGGAAACTGCCAGGAGCAACGGCAAGGCTTTGCACATTATGGGATTGGTGTCCGATGGCGGGGTACATAGCCACGAAACACATATCCACGCCATGCTCGATCTGGCAGCCCGCGCCGGGATAGAGAAAATCTACCTGCACGCCTTCCTCGATGGTCGCGACACGCCGCCAAGAAGCGCGCAGAATTACCTGCGTCGGCTCCAGGAAAAGTGCGACCAGTTAAAAGCGGGGCGAATCGCCTCCATCATCGGCCGCTACTACGTCATGGATCGCGACAAGCGCTGGCTACGTGTCAAGGCCGGTTACGACCTGCTCACTCAGGGCAAGGCGGAATATCAGGCGGAAAGTGCGGAAGCCGCTTTGGCAGCGGCCTATGCTCGCGACGAAAATGATGAGTTCGTCAAGGCTACGACCATCGTCCCTCCCGGCGCACAGCCGGTGCGCATGGAGGATGGGGACGTAGTGGTATTCATGAATTTTCGTTCCGACCGAGCGCGCGAGATCACGCGCGCCTTCATCGAACCCGACTTCGAATTGTTCGAGCGTGAGCAGGTACCGCAACTCGCCTCTTACTGCACCCTCACCGAATACAGCAAGGATTTCAACGTGCGGGTGGCTTATCCGCCGGAACAGATCCGCAACGGCTTTGGTGAATACATCTCGAATCTGGGCCTGAAGCAGCTCAGGATCGCGGAGACCGAAAAATATGCCCATGTCACCTTCTTTTTCGACGGTGGAGAGGAGCGAGTCTACTCGGGCGAAGACCGTATTCTGGTGCCTTCTCCGGACGTTCCCACCTATGATCTGAAGCCGGAGATGAGCGCTTTCGAAGTCACCGACAAGCTGGTCGAGGCGATTGAGAGCCGCCAGTACGACGCCATCATCTGCAATTACGCCAACGCCGACATGGTTGGCCATACCGGTGTCATGTCCGCAACGGTCAAGGCAATAGAAACGCTGGACCAGTGTTTAAGCCGGGTAGTCGAGACAATGCAGCGCAACGGTGGAGAAGTGCTGATTACCGCCGACCATGGCAACGCGGAAATGATGGCAGATGAAAACTCGCATCAGGCTCATACTGCCCACACCTTGAACCGGGTGCCCTTTGTGTACGTCGGCCGCAAAGCACATCTGGCCGAAACCGGTGCGCTCGAGGATGTGGCCCCGACGCTGCTGAAAATCATGGGGCTGCAACAACCCACGGAAATGACCGGTCATCCCCTGATCGAATTCGAATAATGACATCTGCCTGGCCTGCCCGAGCAATTTTCCTTGCTGTCGGGCTGGCTTGCGCATTCATCACTCACGCCGCGCCGAAAGACGATCTCTCCGGCCTGCGTAACCGCATCAAGACCCTGCAAAAAGAAGTCGAAAGTGCAGAAGACAAAAAGACCGATGCCACCGATGCGCTGAAACAATCCGAGCAGGCTATCAGCTCGACCAACCGGCAACTGCGGGAACTGGCGCAGCAACAGGAAAGCGTTGGCGCCACGCTGAGCCTGGTACAGCGCGAAAGCCGCGACACCCAGGGCAAAATAGGCAAGCAGCAAGCGCTACTCAGCCAGTTGCTCACCCACTACTACCTGAACGGCCAGCACGATCCCCTGAAAATCCTGCTCAACCAGCAAGATCCCAACCAGCTTGCACGCCAGCTGCACTATTACACTTACCTATCCCGCGCGCGCGCCACCCTGATCGAAAGCTTGCGCACCAACCTGACTCATTCACGGGAGCTCGCCCAGCTTTACCAGGAGAAAAACGCCGAGCTCGAACAGGTCAAATCAGAGCAGGCGCATCAGAAAGCTCAGCTGGAAAAGGACAAGCAAGCGCGCAAAACCGTGCTGGTTCGCATCAACCAGAAAATAACCAGCCAGCGCAATGAAATCGGGCGCCTGCAGCGTGACGAAAAACGCCTGACACAATTGATTGAACGCCTGAGCAGGCTGGCGAAACCCAAGAAACAAAAGAGCGCCGCTGTATCCAATCGCAGCCAATCCACATTCGAGCCATCCGGCGGTGCGCTCCATCAGCTCAAAGGCAAGCTTAATTTTCCGGTACGCGGGGAACTTGCCCATCGCTTCGGCAGTCAACGTGAAGACAGCGGCGCAACCTGGAAAGGCTGGTTCATCAAATCGGCAGCGGGGCAGGACGTCAAATGCATTGCCAATGGGCAAGTGGTGTTTTCAGACTGGCTGCGCGGCTTCGGCAACATCATCATAGTCGATCATGGCGACGACTACATGAGCCTCTACGGCAACAATGAAACCCTTTACAAACAGGCCGGCGAAACCGTTCGGGCAGGAGATGCCGTCGCCGCAGTGGGAAACAGCGGCGGAATTGCAGAATCCGGTTTATACTTTGAATTGCGGCATAAAAGCCGACCATTCGACCCGATGGGTTGGGTCAAGCTGAACTAGATAAATATTTAAGTGAAACGAGGATGAATGTAATGCGCGGCAAAATGCAAAAAGTAAGCTTGATCTTTTTTGGCGCCATCATCGGCGTGATGATCAGCCTCAATTTCTCCGCAGTAGCGAACAAGGATAAGGAAGCCGTCAATCCGCTACCGATCGATGACCTGCGCGCCTTCACTGAGGTCTTCGGCAAGATCAAGAGCGACTACGTTGAACCGGTGGAAGATAAAAAGCTCATCACCGAAGCGATTAACGGAATGCTAACCGGTCTCGACCCTCATTCTGCCTACCTTGACGCCGATGCGTTCAAGGATTTGCGGGTGGGCACTCAAGGCGAATTTGGTGGCCTCGGCATCGAGGTGGGCATGGAGGACGGCTTCGTCAAGGTGGTGTCACCGATCGAGGATACACCGGCGTTCCTGGCCGGCATAAAAAGCGGTGATCTGATCATCAAGCTGGATGAAACTCCGGTCAAGGGACTGACTTTGAATGACGCGGTCAAACGCATGCGCGGTAAACCCGGAACCAAGATCACTCTCACCGTGATCCGCAAGGGCGAAACCAAACCTCTGATCATCATCCTCACGCGCGCCATCATCAAAATCCAGAGTGTAAAATCGAAACTCGTCGAACCGGGCTACGGCTATATCCGCATAACCCAGTTCCAGGAGCACACCGGCGAGAACATGGCCAAGGCACTGGAAACGTTCTACAAGCAGAACAAGGAACCACTGAAGGGGCTGGTGCTGGATTTGCGCAACGATCCGGGCGGTCTGCTCAACGGTGCGGTCGCAGTTTCCACGGCGTTTCTGCCGAAAGATGCGCTGGTAGTGTATACCGAGGGTCGCACCGAGGACGCCAAGATGAGGCTGACGGCAAGCAAGGAAAACTACCTGCACTCAGCTTCGCAGGAGGATTACCTGAAAAATCTGCCCGCCGAAACCAAAACCGTGCCCATGGTGGTGCTGGTTAACGGTGGCTCGGCCTCGGCCTCGGAAATCGTCGCCGGCGCCCTGCAGGATCACAAGCGCGCCATCATCATGGGCACGCAAACCTTTGGCAAGGGATCGGTGCAAACCGTCCTGCCGCTGGGAAACAACACCGCCATCAAGCTGACCACGTCGCGCTATTTCACGCCCAATGGACGCTCCATCCAGGCCAAGGGCATCAGCCCGGATATCGCCGTCGAAGAGGCTACGGTCAGCGGAGTCGACCAGCAGGGTGCGTTCAACCTGCGCGAAGCCGATCTGGAGCGCCATCTATCCAACGGCAACAAGGATGAGGAAGGCAAGAAGTCCGAATCGCCGTCGATCAAGCTACCCGCGCCACCAAAAATTGCGCCTAAGGGAAAAGATGACAAAACCGATAGCAGCAAACCGGCGCCCGGCGAAATCGTGTCGAAAAACGACTACCAGCTGAATCAGGCGCTCAACCTGCTGAAGGGGTTGAATATCCTGCAGCGCAAGTGAGTCAGATGTAGGTCGGGCACGCTGTGCCCGACAAACCCATGATCATTTGTTGGGCACGGGGGTGCCCAACCTACGTCACTGACAGCTAAGAGCTATCCAATGGACGACAATCAGCTCCTGCGCTACAGCCGGCACATCCTGCTGCCACAGATCGGCATCGAGGGTCAGGAAAAGCTGCTTGGCGCCCACGCCCTGATCATCGGCGCCGGTGGCCTGGGCTCCCCAGCCGCGCTCTACCTTGCCGCCAGCGGCGTCGGTCGGATCACGATCTGCGACGGAGACAGCGTAGATCTCACCAACCTGCAGCGCCAGATCGCCCACTTCACCCATTCCCTCGGAACCAACAAGGCGACATCGGCGCAGCTCACGCTCGCCGCCATCAACCCAGAAATCAACATTACGGCCATTCCGCAGCGCGTCGAAGGGGACGAACTTAACCACCTCATCGCCCAGTCCGATGTCATACTCGATGCCAGCGACAACTTCGCCACCCGCCATGCCGTCAACCGCGCCTGCGTCACCCACAAAAAGCCGCTGGTTTCCGGTGCGGCGATACGCTTCGATGGACAGGTGGCCGTTTTTGATTTGCGCGCCCCTTCCAGCCCTTGCTACCACTGCCTGTTTCCTGAAGGAGTTGGTGATGAAGGCGAGCGCTGTGCTGTGATGGGCGTGTTCGCGCCGCTGGTAGGTATCATCGGCTCAACCCAAGCGGCGGAAGCGCTTAAGATCCTGAGTGGCGCCGGTCAGTCGCTGAATGGCCGACTGCTGCTGCTCGACGGATTGCGGATGGAGTGGCGTTCGATCAGGCTGAAGAAGGATCCGGCCTGCCCGGTGTGTGGCGAGCTAAAAAAATAGCCATCCTCATTCATTGATTCCAATGTGAATAATTTCAAAAGGATATTCCGCAGGGAGTTGCCGCAACGGGTCACAACCTTCCAGGCCCGCCCGGGTTTCCCTGTGGAATCATTGCCGTCTTCGAATTCATCCCTGATCTAGCATGGAGCGACTATCTCTCCTTCTGGAGGGCGGAACGGAAAATGATCACCGACACAGCTTAACAACAGATTTCACCGGTTTTGCCGCACTGTGAAAATATTTTATGCCACTCAGAACCAGAAGGCCGTGTCTTTCATCAGGAACTCGACATAGGACATGTAATGGGAGCCGTCGCAGGAAAAAGTCAGGCTCACGGTGCCGTTGAAAATATTGATCGAGGCCGTGCGCAAATAGAAGGTTGAATCGGCTAGACGCAAGGATTGCATGGTGTTGAGAATACGCTTGATATCGACTTGGGGGATCGCCGCATTGCTCGGATAGGGCCGGGACGGGAATACCAGGCAGATATCCGGATCGTTCAAGGCCTCATGATCCAGGATGCGATAGCGGAACGGGTCATCCACAGTCCAGATGGTTGCCTGACTACTCGAGAAATGCAAAATACATTGGAATACGCCACGTTGGGTGAGCAGTTCTTCCAAAATGGACAGGGCCTGATCCATGTTCTTGTCCATCGGGCTTTCGGCGCGACTCTGCAAGAAAACCGTCCCACGAATCGCCGGATCGCCTTTCACTTGTCGCCAATAGCCCGGTTCATCGTAGAGCTCCGATGTCACCGACAGATTGCGTAAGTCGAAATCAGCACCGAGATAACCCAGCCAGTGGTCGTCCCTGCGCACAACCTGCAGGGCCGTCAGAGAAGGCCGGCGCTCGGTCAGGCTGATGTAGGCGTCCGAGAGCAGGAATCCCCAGGATGGAACGACTTCCTTCATGTAGGGACGCTGGGAGCGGTCGCGGCCAAAGTGGCCAGAGGTAATCCCGGATTGGCTGATATTGTCGCAAATCTGTATGCTATCCATGCCTACGCAGTACAGGAAGGTACAATTGGGAATACTGGAAAAACCGCTATCGAGGATAGCATTAAGTTGTTCGCGGTCTCCCCATGCCTGAGTGCAACGCTCCGCCAGACGCGCCATGGGTTCCCGCAGGATGTGCGCCAGTTCCTCCCGTTGGAGGTAGATGCTGTCTTTCCACGATTTATTCATGGGATATCTCCTACTACCATCCAATCGGTTGTTTATTTGGCCACCGAGGATTCAGTCTAACAATGTCGGAGTAAAGCCAACCGCGCAATACGGATACCTGAAAGATGTTACTCAGGACTATCAACTCAGCACTCACCCTTTGATCAGCGCCCGCCCCTGTGCCGGCCAGAATTCCATTGGCTCGCGCTTGAAGCCGCTCTTGGCGAACTGATGCCAGCGGCCGACCACAAAACTCATCATCAGGTTGGCCTGAGCAGCGGCATCAATCTCGGTTGGAATTTCCTGCTGGTTCGCGGCAAGGCGCAATGACTGCTTGAGCGTGGCTTCAAGCCGATCGTGCAGCTGGTTGATGCGAGCCTGGAGGCGGCTATCCTCATTGACCAGCACCTCGCCGATCAGCACCCGGGTCATGCCGGGATTCTTCTGGGCAAAACCGAGCAGCAGGGGCAGTACAGCCTCCAGCTGTTTCACGCCGTTATTCTCTTCGCTGGTGATCTTGGTGATCATGCCGAACAGGGTCTGCTCGATAAACTCTATCAAACCCTCGAACATCTGCGCTTTACTGGCAAAGTGGCGATAGAGCGCCGCCTCGGATACGCCGATCCTGGCGGCCAGGGAAGCGGTGGTAATTTTCTCGCCCTGCGGTTTCTGCAACATTTCCGCCAGATTTTGCAGGATCTGGAGTTTTCGTTCTCCGGGTTTGGCTGCCATATTTTCCCCTTGGGTGTTTTGTTGCTGTTGATTATAACCGGAAGATCGGCTGTTTTATTTTGGATGGCGGGCGAAGATGCCGGGGCGAAACACCTCCTTGCCGGACTTCGAGAATGCCGAGGTATAGGGATCGATTACGGTCTCCAGCTCCTCGCACCAAGAGGGATGACTGTAGCTCATATCGGTGAAGAACCACAATCCGCGTTCGGACTGGCAAGCCGCCGACATCATGTGAATCTGCTCGCCCGCTTCCGGCCCGACTATGCAGCCGCCCAGCAACTGACCGGTCTCGGCATCGTGTACCACCTCGATGAAGCCTTCATAATCGTGATGCGCGCGGGCCTTGCCGGAGCCACCGAAGTTGGAGCGTGCCACATCGGCATCGAAGCCGGCTTGCTCGGCGAGATCTTCGGTCAGTCCCACCGTCGCGATTTCCAGGGCGGAATGAATGACTGTCGGCACCTTATGATAATTGCTGTGCAGAATATTGCCGTTGATGGCATTGGCTGCCGCCACTTTGGCGTCGTGAAGGGCGGCATTGGCCGTCATCGGGCCGGGCTTGACGTCACCGATAGCGTAAATGCCGGGCACACTGGTTTCCAGGTGTTCCGTCACTTCGATGAAGCCCTCTGGATTCAGCGCCACACCGGCTTCATCCAAACCCAGACCGGCCGTCATCGGCCGCCGGCCAACGGCCACCAACACATGTTCGAAGGTGTCGCGGTGTCCGTCCGTACACGTAATCTCCACCTTTCCGTCGACGATCTGGCTTTGCGCAACGGTCGCATTCTTGCGCACTTCTATACCGATGCGAGCAAATTTCCTTTCCAGTACGGCACTGGCGCGGTCCGGAATATGAGGCCGATCCAATAACCGGTTTCCCTGTTCAACAATACACACACGGGAACCGAACTGATGCAGCAAAAAACCCAGCTCCACGCCTATCGAGCCACCCCCGACACACAAAATGGATTTCGGCAGGTGATCGAGCCGGTACATAAAATCGGGCGAGTGCATGATCTCCCGGGCATTACTCGGGCATGCCTCGAGTTCACGCGGCGTCGAGCCGGTGGCAATGACTATACGCTTGGTCTTGAGCTCAAGCGGAGCAGTGATGGTGAGCTTTCCCTTATCGGTAAATGGTACATCGCATTCCGGCGAGTTCAGGTTTCTCACCGGATGGACACTTATCCGGCCAT
Proteins encoded:
- a CDS encoding efflux RND transporter permease subunit, with the translated sequence MSKDTPPSPIIPNSSPNMGVSGRIAKTFLQSQMTPLIALIAFLLGLFAVMVTPREEEPQINVTMANVFIPFPGASAKDVESLVATPAEQVLSLITGIEHIYSVSRPGMAVLTVQYKVGEDRTQALVRLYDTVQSHRDWVSPNLGVGEPIIKPVGIDDVPIVSLTLWTEDATRGAYELRQVAHAAEIELKRIKGTREVNTLGGSSRVVRVIMDAERMNAYRVSAQDIRDALQVSNASQPSGTLVKNNREVLVQTGTFLSSSADVKQLVVGVAEGRPVFMADVARVEDGPDQPSRYVWLGTGPASADKKIAGKGEFPAVTLAVSKKPGENAVEVAERVIKRVDQLYGTIIPDGVHATVTRNYGETANDKAQKLIGKLIFATSFVVLLVLMALGKREALIVGMAVTLTLAATLFASWAWGFTLNRVSLFALIFSIGILVDDAIVVMENIHRRRELEPGKPLVQVIPEAVDEVGGPTILATLTVIAALLPMAFVSGLMGPYMSPIPINASIGMLISLAIAFTVTPWLALKLLAHKHDAPSHSELGAESRLFGFFSARLTPFLNREQGKRNRRKLWLAIIGMIVFAILLAVFKIVIMKMLPFDNKSEFQVVVDMPAGTPLEQTARAMREIGGYLSTVPEVTDYEAYVGTASPINFNGLVRQYYLRSGSEMGDIQVNLVDKHHRDRKSHEIATGVRPEIERIAARHQAKVKVVEVPPGPPVMSPIVAEVYGPDYEGQMQVAKQVRAQFAKTPDIVAIDDTIEENTNKFVLRVLQGKAALMGVAQRDVVAVMRMGLSGEDVTPMHEGESKFEVPVRVTLAPERQSSLDELLKLTVRAQDGTLVPLSELVSVAQLAREKSIYHKDLLPVVFVVGDMAGKLDSPLYGMFSIRSAIAGMKLAEGGTLGDYFIRQPDDHYAGYSIKWDGEWQVTYETFRDMGIAYAVGLVLIYLLVVAQFKSYLVPLVIMAPIPLTIIGVMPGHALLGSQFTATSMIGMIALAGIIVRNSILLVDFVNQQVAEGMVFQEAVIRSASTRAKPIVLTGLAAMLGALFILDDPIFNGLAISLVFGIFVSTVLTLGVIPVLYYAVNYRKHA
- a CDS encoding efflux RND transporter periplasmic adaptor subunit encodes the protein MLKTVWILLGIFLAPLAQAALPFAVATVEYREVDQTYAAEALVEAVKQSTVAAQISGRIVEVNFDVGETVKKGQVLVRIDESEVRQAVAGSEAVVAQARANLQNARQHYERTKQLLAQKFISQAALDKAQADYKAAEAQLAAAQASAGQATTTRGFTAVMAPYSGVVAVRHVELGEMASPGKALMTGFDPKDLRVVASVPQYRLAEVNSAARAQVEFPSFNKWITAKAMTILPTADARTHTTRVRLDLPEDIRNVYPGMFARAHFSIGRAKKLLVPAQAIIRRSEVTAVYVVDAKGGVTFRQIRLGEPVADSMIEVLAGLSAAETVALEPVKAGIYLKGKQ
- a CDS encoding ArsR/SmtB family transcription factor → MESNTVELIDKEEHIEQASRAMKAMSHPLRLKILCVLGDREVSVQDIVESVGTSQSNISQHLAILRDKGVLRTRKDANRVYYRVGDPRTLKLISLMRDVFCGFAK
- the gpmI gene encoding 2,3-bisphosphoglycerate-independent phosphoglycerate mutase, whose product is MKVTPVLLIILDGFGCSESQDNNAIASAHKPNWDKLWQTCPHTTINASEASVGLPSGQMGNSEVGHLNIGAGRVVYQEFTRINRAISSGNFFANPALTQAVETARSNGKALHIMGLVSDGGVHSHETHIHAMLDLAARAGIEKIYLHAFLDGRDTPPRSAQNYLRRLQEKCDQLKAGRIASIIGRYYVMDRDKRWLRVKAGYDLLTQGKAEYQAESAEAALAAAYARDENDEFVKATTIVPPGAQPVRMEDGDVVVFMNFRSDRAREITRAFIEPDFELFEREQVPQLASYCTLTEYSKDFNVRVAYPPEQIRNGFGEYISNLGLKQLRIAETEKYAHVTFFFDGGEERVYSGEDRILVPSPDVPTYDLKPEMSAFEVTDKLVEAIESRQYDAIICNYANADMVGHTGVMSATVKAIETLDQCLSRVVETMQRNGGEVLITADHGNAEMMADENSHQAHTAHTLNRVPFVYVGRKAHLAETGALEDVAPTLLKIMGLQQPTEMTGHPLIEFE
- a CDS encoding murein hydrolase activator EnvC family protein, which codes for MTSAWPARAIFLAVGLACAFITHAAPKDDLSGLRNRIKTLQKEVESAEDKKTDATDALKQSEQAISSTNRQLRELAQQQESVGATLSLVQRESRDTQGKIGKQQALLSQLLTHYYLNGQHDPLKILLNQQDPNQLARQLHYYTYLSRARATLIESLRTNLTHSRELAQLYQEKNAELEQVKSEQAHQKAQLEKDKQARKTVLVRINQKITSQRNEIGRLQRDEKRLTQLIERLSRLAKPKKQKSAAVSNRSQSTFEPSGGALHQLKGKLNFPVRGELAHRFGSQREDSGATWKGWFIKSAAGQDVKCIANGQVVFSDWLRGFGNIIIVDHGDDYMSLYGNNETLYKQAGETVRAGDAVAAVGNSGGIAESGLYFELRHKSRPFDPMGWVKLN
- a CDS encoding S41 family peptidase: MRGKMQKVSLIFFGAIIGVMISLNFSAVANKDKEAVNPLPIDDLRAFTEVFGKIKSDYVEPVEDKKLITEAINGMLTGLDPHSAYLDADAFKDLRVGTQGEFGGLGIEVGMEDGFVKVVSPIEDTPAFLAGIKSGDLIIKLDETPVKGLTLNDAVKRMRGKPGTKITLTVIRKGETKPLIIILTRAIIKIQSVKSKLVEPGYGYIRITQFQEHTGENMAKALETFYKQNKEPLKGLVLDLRNDPGGLLNGAVAVSTAFLPKDALVVYTEGRTEDAKMRLTASKENYLHSASQEDYLKNLPAETKTVPMVVLVNGGSASASEIVAGALQDHKRAIIMGTQTFGKGSVQTVLPLGNNTAIKLTTSRYFTPNGRSIQAKGISPDIAVEEATVSGVDQQGAFNLREADLERHLSNGNKDEEGKKSESPSIKLPAPPKIAPKGKDDKTDSSKPAPGEIVSKNDYQLNQALNLLKGLNILQRK
- a CDS encoding HesA/MoeB/ThiF family protein encodes the protein MDDNQLLRYSRHILLPQIGIEGQEKLLGAHALIIGAGGLGSPAALYLAASGVGRITICDGDSVDLTNLQRQIAHFTHSLGTNKATSAQLTLAAINPEINITAIPQRVEGDELNHLIAQSDVILDASDNFATRHAVNRACVTHKKPLVSGAAIRFDGQVAVFDLRAPSSPCYHCLFPEGVGDEGERCAVMGVFAPLVGIIGSTQAAEALKILSGAGQSLNGRLLLLDGLRMEWRSIRLKKDPACPVCGELKK
- a CDS encoding PDC sensor domain-containing protein, with the protein product MNKSWKDSIYLQREELAHILREPMARLAERCTQAWGDREQLNAILDSGFSSIPNCTFLYCVGMDSIQICDNISQSGITSGHFGRDRSQRPYMKEVVPSWGFLLSDAYISLTERRPSLTALQVVRRDDHWLGYLGADFDLRNLSVTSELYDEPGYWRQVKGDPAIRGTVFLQSRAESPMDKNMDQALSILEELLTQRGVFQCILHFSSSQATIWTVDDPFRYRILDHEALNDPDICLVFPSRPYPSNAAIPQVDIKRILNTMQSLRLADSTFYLRTASINIFNGTVSLTFSCDGSHYMSYVEFLMKDTAFWF